GGGGAACAACGTTTCCAGCGTGCCGAACTGCTCGGCGATCACCAGTGGCGAGTGGTTGGGCAGCATGATCCCGCCCGCGCCGAGGCGAATCGTCGAGGTGTGCTCGGCGACGTGCCCGATCACGACACTGGTGGCGCTGGAGGCGATCGACGCCATGTTGTGGTGCTCGGCGTACCAGACGCGGCGGTAGCCACCGCGCTCGGCGGCCTGCGCCAGCGCGACGCTGGCCTCGAAGCTCTCGCGCGCGCTCCGGCCGGGCGCGATCGGCGCGAGGTCCAGTACGGACAGGACTGGGGACATGACGGGTTCACCTTTTCCGGTCACAGGTCGCGGTGCAGTCGCTCGGTGAAGGCGCGGATGCGGTCTTCGTCGCGCCGGTAGTAGGTCCACTGGCCGCGCCGGGTGGCCAGCAGGAACCCGGCGCGCTGCAGGATCGCCAGGTGGGCCGACATGGTCGACGCCGAGGTCCCGGCCTTCTGCTGGAGCAGGCCGACGCACACCCCCAGACCTGCCGTCTCCCCCGCGCTCGCCGGGAAGCTGACCTCCGGGTCCTTGAGCCACTCCAGGATGCGCAGCCGTGTCTCGTTCGCCAGGGCCTTGCACTCACCGAGCAGCACCGCACCGTCCTTCGACATTTCGCTAAAACACGAAATTACTCTCGGCGGGCGGCCACCCGCACCATGACGCCGCTCACGGGCACGCGGCCCGTGAGCGGCGGTGCGTCAGCCCAGCGCGCGCAGCCGCGGCAGCACGTCCTCGGTGAACTGGGACAGGAACCGTTCCTGGTCGTGGCCGGGGCCGTGGAACACCAGGTGGTTGAGGCCGGCGTCCAGATACGGCTTGATCTGGGCGAGCGCCTCGTCCGGGTCGGAGGCCACGATCCAGCGCTTGGCGACCTGCTCGATCGGCAGCTCGTCGGCCAGCCGCTCCATCTCCACCGACGAGGACACCGAGTGCTTCTGCTCCGGGGTCAGCGACAGCGGCGCCCAGAACCGGGTGTTGTCCAGGGCCTTGTCCGGGTCGCGGTCGTAGGACATCTTGATCTCGATCGTCTTGTCGATGGCGGCGGCGTCGCGCTCGGCGGCCTGCGCCCCTTCCGCGACGGCGGGCATCAGCTTGTCGTTGTACAGCTCCATGCCCTTGCCGGAGGTGCAGATGAACCCCTCCCCCGCACGGCCCGCGTACTTGGCCACGACCGGCCCGCCCGCGGCGACGTACACCGGAACCGGCTGCTCCGGGCGGTCGTAGATACTGGCGTTGA
This is a stretch of genomic DNA from Amycolatopsis endophytica. It encodes these proteins:
- the fgd gene encoding glucose-6-phosphate dehydrogenase (coenzyme-F420) codes for the protein MGLKVGYKASAEQFGPRDLVEYAVRAEELGLDSVWVSDHFLPWRHEGGHAPFALTWMSAVAERTKRVQIGTSVLTPTFRYNPAVIAQAFATMSLLSNNRVILGVGTGEALNEIAVSGREWPEFKERFARLREAIKLIRELWTQDEVSFEGDYYTLVNASIYDRPEQPVPVYVAAGGPVVAKYAGRAGEGFICTSGKGMELYNDKLMPAVAEGAQAAERDAAAIDKTIEIKMSYDRDPDKALDNTRFWAPLSLTPEQKHSVSSSVEMERLADELPIEQVAKRWIVASDPDEALAQIKPYLDAGLNHLVFHGPGHDQERFLSQFTEDVLPRLRALG
- a CDS encoding ArsR/SmtB family transcription factor; its protein translation is MSKDGAVLLGECKALANETRLRILEWLKDPEVSFPASAGETAGLGVCVGLLQQKAGTSASTMSAHLAILQRAGFLLATRRGQWTYYRRDEDRIRAFTERLHRDL